Within the Sulfuriferula thiophila genome, the region GTCGCATCATGGAGCATCCCGGCGCACAACTGGTGGTCATCATTGAAGGGCCAGGCATCGCCATATTTGCGAAGAAAAATTATCTTGATCATCAGGGCATCGTCGACAACTGGGCAGACCTGGCGCAAAAAGGCGTGCGCGTTGAATATTGCGGCAACTCCGTACGCGGTGCAGGGCTGAAACCTTCGGACATGACCGGCCTGAGCGAAAAAAATCCGGCCGTGGTCAACGCCGGGGCTTACCCGACCCTTGCCCATTACGAGTCACTCGGCTTCAATCCTGTTGTAACCACATTACTGGAAAAATAAGCCTCTCCACTTCGGATCGCCATGCGGCGGTCTGAAGAAATCACCAAGTGACACAACAGGGCAGTGCTTATTCGATATTTTGCACCTGTTCACGCATCTGCTCGATTAGCACCTTCAACTCCATCGCTACTTGCGTGGTTTCCACGCTGACCGATTTTGAGCCCAGCGTATTGGCTTCACGATTCAATTCCTGCATCATGAAATCCAGCCGTTTGCCAACGGCCCCACCTTTTTTCAGAATGCTGCGCACTGCGTTGATATGCACCTGCAAGCGAGACAACTCCTCATCCACATCGATCTTCTGCGCAAACAGGGCAACTTCCTGCGGTATGCGTTCATCATCCGCATTACCAATCAATTCGGCAAAACGCACGCTAAGCTTTTGTTGATATGCAGCAATCAAGTCCGGTAAATGCGGCTTGAGCTGATCGATTTGCAGCTGCATTTTCTCCAGTCGCTCCATGATATGCTCAGCCAGCTTCTCACCTTCACGCTGACGACTGGCCTGAAACTCCAGCAGCGCCTGATCCAGCAGTGCAAGACAAGGCTGCTGCAGGTCCTGCTGCTCATGCTGCGTCAGCAACATCCCCGGCCAGCGCAACACATCGGCAACATTCAGCGGCATTACCTGCGGCAGTCGGTGATCGATTTGCTGTGCCAGTTGTGCCAACTGATCCAGCAATACTGTGTTTAACTGAGTACCCGCATCCAACGTGCTGGCCGCCGTTAACGCAATACGGCACTCTACTTTGCCGCGCACGATATGCTGACTGATACGTTCGCGCAGCGCCAGTTCTACGCCGCGAAATTCATCAGCTGCGCGGAAATGCAGTTCCAGATAACGTGAATTGACTGCACGCAAATCAAGACTTAATACCTGTTCAAAATGTTTGGCGGTGACTGCCGCATAACCTGTCATACTATAAATCACAAATCGCCCTTTACTTTATGTCGGTTTATCCCGAAAATTACACATTAGTTATTACACAACCCTGGCTCATGTCCGTTCAATCCAACTATGCCTTGCCAAATGGCTACCAGCTCATGGATTACCGCATTGTCCGAAAAATCGGCGGTGGCGGCTTTAGCTTAGTTTATTTGGCTTACGATGCCAATGATCAGCCGGTTGCGATTAAAGAATATCTACCCGGCAGCCTGGTCAAACGCGGTGATAATGATCTAGTCATACCCATTACCGAGGGCAATCTTAATTCCTTCCGCTACGGGATGCGCTTCTTTTTCGAAGAAGGCCGCTCGCTGGCGCGTATTCTGCACCCGAACGTCGTGCGTGTTGAGAATTTCTTTCGGGCCAACGATACCGTTTATATGGTGATGCGCTATGAGCGCGGCAAAACGCTGCAGGAGTTTATACGCTCCCACCGAGGCGACATTCGCGAAAGCTTCATCCGGCGCGTATTTGCCGAGTTGCTCAATGGCTTGCGCGAAGTCCATACGCAAAAATTATTACATCTGGATATCAAGCCATCCAACATTTACATCCGCATGGACGGCTCACCGGTATTAATCGACTTTGGTGCGGCGCGGCAAACGCTTACGGCTGAACAACCCAAACTTATGACGATGTACACCCCCGGCTTTGCGGCGCCGGAACAGTACACCGACCCTACCCTGCTGGGTCCGTGGACGGACATCTACAGCATAGGCGCAACCATGTATGCCTGCCTGGCTGGCGGGGCACCTTTTGCAGCCGATGCGCGCCTGACAAATGACAAATTAATACCAGCAAGCAAAGCCTGGCAAGGAAAATATTCAGCCGGCATGCTGGAAATTATTGATACTTGTTTGAAACTTGATCACTTGCAACGGCCACAAAGTGTATTTGCCCTGCAAAAAGCCATCATGGAAACCACCGATCTGGTCATCAAGCCACCCAGTCTGATGGATAACATTCGTAACACACTGTACAAAGACATTTTCTAAAATTAACTCACGAGCTAATCCCATGCGCTTCTCTATTTATCAAGCCAGTCGTCAAGGCGGACGTCGCTACAATCAGGATCGCATTGCCTATTCGTATAGCCGCGATGCGCTTTTAATGGTGATTGCCGATGGTATGGGGGGGCACCAGCACGGGGAAATTGCTGCGCAGATTACTGTCAAAGTCCTGGCCGAAACATTCCAGCGCCACACCCGCCCAAAATTGCGCGACCCCGCCAGTTTTCTGCATGGCGCAATTCAACGCGCGCATGATGCGATCAATGAATATACCCGCAAAGAAAAATTACCGGATGCACCCCATACCACTTGCGTCGCCTGTGTGGTGCAGGATGATACGGTGTGGTGGGCGCATGCCGGGGACTCCCGCCTTTACCTGTTTAGTGACAACGGCCTGGTTACCCGTACACACGATCACTCCACCGTCCAGCAGTTATGCGATGACGGACTGATTACCGAAGAAGACATGAAAACCCACCCTGACCGCAACAAGGTCTATAACTGCCTGGGTGGCTATCTGGTCCCTGAAATCGAAGTATCCCGCCCCATGCCACTAGCAGAGCAGGACACCATCCTGATGTGTACCGATGGTTTATGGGGCATGCTCACTACCGAGCAGATTGCGACCACGCTGCGTACCTTCCCGCTCGCACGCTCCATCGAGTTTCTCATGGATCATGCCGAACTGCGTGCCGGGCGGCATGGCGACAACTTATCCGTAATCGCAATGACCTGGGAATCGCACGACACCAATGACAGTCAGACCGTCTCTACCGTCGCCATGCCTATCAACACATTCACTACCAAGATGGATGAATTCACCCCCACTCCGGCTGATTTAGCCGAAGATGAGGTAGAACGGGCTATTGCCGAAATCCAGAATACCATTAAGAAATTCTCTGAAAATAATCGTTAAGGAAGTATATGCGCCCTAGTCAACGCTCTGCCGATCAACTCCGCGATATTGAAATTATTCGGCATTACACCAAACATGCCGAAGGTTCAGTACTGATCCGATGCGGTGACACCAAAGTGATATGCACCGCCAGCATCGTGGAAAAAGTGCCGGGTTTTCTCAAAGGTAAAAATCAGGGCTGGTTGACTGCGGAATACGGCATGCTACCTCGCTCAACTGGCACTCGCATGGACCGGGAAGCCGCACGCGGTAAACAATCCGGGCGCACCCAGGAAATCCAGCGCCTTATCGGCCGTTCATTACGCGCAGCCGTTGATCTAGATGCTTTAGGCGAACGCACCCTGCACATAGACTGCGATGTCATACAAGCTGATGGCGGCACGCGTACCGCTTCCATCACCGGCGCTTTTGTTGCCACTCATGACGCTATCAATACCCTGTTGCAGAATGGCTTGCTGAGCGTGTCCCCTATCCGTAATTTTGTTGCAGCGATCTCAGTTGGCATTTATCAAGGCACCCCGGTACTGGATCTGGATTACGACGAAGACTCTGCCTGTGATACCGATATGAACGTGGTCATGACGGGGAGTGGCGGTCTGATTGAAGTCCAGGGTACCGCTGAAGGTGCAACCTATACCCGTGACGAGCTCAATGCCATGCTGGATCTGGCTGACCATGGCATCCAGCAACTCGTCAGCTTGCAACGCTCGGCGTTAAACACCTGATGCAGAACACGATAGTCATTGCCAGCAATAATGCTGGCAAGTTACGTGAAATAGACCGACTGCTGTCCCCACTCGGGTTTAAGGTGGCTCCACAGTCTCAATACAACGTGACCGAAGCCGATGAACCACACCCGAGTTTCATTGAGAACTGTATTGCCAAAGCCCGCCATGCATCAAGCATGACCGGACTACCAGCCATAGCAGATGACTCCGGCATTTGCGTGACAGCACTCGGCGGCGAACCCGGCGTGCACTCAGCGCGCTATGCTGGTGAGCCAAAATCCGACCAGCGTAATAATGCCAAGTTAATTTCTGCATTAAACGGCATAGCTCAGCGCGAAGCTTATTACTATTGCATCATGGTGTATCTGCGTCACGCCAATGACCCCATACCACTGATTGCTGAAGGCCGCTGGCATGGACTCATTGTCGATGACGCGCGCGGTGATGATGGATTTGGCTATGATCCGCATTTCCTGATTCCTGAACTAGGTAAAACCGCAGCCGAGTTAAGTCCCGCACAAAAGGACAGCTTAAGCCATAGAGGACAAGCGCTCGCGCAGCTTGTCAAACAACTAGGTCACCAACAAAACCATGCAATTGCATCATAATTTAACAGCACTACCACCGCTATCGCTGTACATTCACATACCGTGGTGCGTAAAAAAATGTCCTTATTGCGACTTTAATTCGCATACTGCACGTGAAACCATCCCAGAGAAATTATATATAGAGGCGCTCAGTCGCGATCTGGAAAGCGCACTACCCTTGATCTGGGGGCGTGGCATCCACAGTATTTTCTTTGGGGGGGGTACGCCTAGCCTGTTCTCCGCAGAGGGAATTGATAGCATGCTAGCCACTGTACGCAGCCTGATTAAACTCGATTTTTTTGCTGAAGTAACTCTCGAAGCAAATCCCGGCACTGTGGAAGCTGAAAAATTCCGCGGTTTCAAAGCCGCTGGCATTAATCGCTTATCGCTCGGCATACAGAGCTTTAATCCGCAGCACTTGAGCCAACTGGGTCGTATCCATGATGACAAAGAAGCGCACCGCGCCGTAGAAATCGCATCAACTACCTTTGATAATTTCAATCTGGATTTGATGTACGCACTACCCAACCAGACATTAGCACAAGCCCAACAGGATATTGAAACTGCACTGAATTATAATCCTCCACACCTATCGTGCTATCACCTGACACTCGAACCCAACACACCGTTTCACAGTCATCCGCCTGACCTGCCAGATGACGACTTGTCTGCGGATATGCAAATCATGATCGAAGATAAACTCAGCCTGGCAGGTTATCAGCACTATGAAACATCGGCATTTGCACAACCGCAACACAAGGCACGGCATAATCTTAACTATTGGCAATTTGGTGATTATCTTGGCATAGGCGCAGGTGCGCACAGCAAACTTTCGTTTCATGACCGTATTCTGCGGCAGATGCGGCACAAGCACCCACGCGAGTACATGGAGCATGCTCTTGCCGGAAAGCCGGTGCAGACTGAAAATCAAGTCCAGCAAACCGAACTTGCATTTGAATTCATGATGAATGCTTTACGCCTGACCGATGGGTTCGATATCAGCTTGTTCAGCGAAAGAACGGGCTTACCCATCACAGCAATACAGCCCCAACTCAATCAAGCAGAACAACAAGGCTTGATTACCCGTGACCATATCCGGATTACCCCTACCGATAAGGGTCAAAGATTTCTTAATGATTTACTCGGCATATTCCTACCCACCAAATGACTACATTACCCCAATTTGAGCGTACTGAAATCCTGATCGGTTCAGCAGGTATAGAACTCCTGGCAGGCAAACACGTATTCGTTGCCGGACTTGGCGGCGTTGGGTCATATTGTGCCGAAGCACTCGCACGTGCGGGTATAGGCAAACTAACCCTGGTTGATCACGACCATGTTGCGCCGAGCAATATTAACAGGCAATTACCGGCCCTATTATCGACAGTAGGCCAGTCAAAAATCGATTTGATGCGAGAGCGCATTCAGAATATAAATCCAGATTGCATACTCACTACTCACCAAGTGTTCTTATCAACCGAAAATATGGTTGATTATGTACCTGACGATGTTGATTATGTGATTGATTGTATAGATTCGCTGAATTGCAAAGTTGCACTGGTATCCACCAGCATGCAGCGTGGCTTGAATGTTGCCTCAAGCATGGGTGCAGGAAACCGTTTAGATCCAACTAAAATAAAATTAGCGGATATCAGTAAAACTGAAATGTGCCCTTTAGCGCGCATCATGCGTAAGCGCCTGCATAAATTAGGCATACGCCGTGGAATATTGACGGTATATTCAGATGAACAACCCGCCCAGCCTTTACCGCCAGTAGCCGTCGATGGTCCAGGTAGAGCTCGTGCGGTTAATGGCACGATTAGCTATATGCCACCACTGTTTGGTTTAATGCTTGCTGGTGAAGTCATCCATAGATTACTGCAACCACTGGCCGCCTCAACAACACTGGAGCCGATGGCAGAATAACGTTAACCAAATAAACTGGCCGCTTAAATTACTTAAAGTCACCAGCCTGCTACGAATTCCATTTTAAACAAGCAATAAAAAACCCCCGCAGCGTAAGCTACGGGGGTTTTTAGAATGGGGTGTCTGACGATGACCTACTTTCACATGGGTAATCCACACTATC harbors:
- a CDS encoding PP2C family protein-serine/threonine phosphatase codes for the protein MRFSIYQASRQGGRRYNQDRIAYSYSRDALLMVIADGMGGHQHGEIAAQITVKVLAETFQRHTRPKLRDPASFLHGAIQRAHDAINEYTRKEKLPDAPHTTCVACVVQDDTVWWAHAGDSRLYLFSDNGLVTRTHDHSTVQQLCDDGLITEEDMKTHPDRNKVYNCLGGYLVPEIEVSRPMPLAEQDTILMCTDGLWGMLTTEQIATTLRTFPLARSIEFLMDHAELRAGRHGDNLSVIAMTWESHDTNDSQTVSTVAMPINTFTTKMDEFTPTPADLAEDEVERAIAEIQNTIKKFSENNR
- a CDS encoding YicC/YloC family endoribonuclease codes for the protein MTGYAAVTAKHFEQVLSLDLRAVNSRYLELHFRAADEFRGVELALRERISQHIVRGKVECRIALTAASTLDAGTQLNTVLLDQLAQLAQQIDHRLPQVMPLNVADVLRWPGMLLTQHEQQDLQQPCLALLDQALLEFQASRQREGEKLAEHIMERLEKMQLQIDQLKPHLPDLIAAYQQKLSVRFAELIGNADDERIPQEVALFAQKIDVDEELSRLQVHINAVRSILKKGGAVGKRLDFMMQELNREANTLGSKSVSVETTQVAMELKVLIEQMREQVQNIE
- the hemW gene encoding radical SAM family heme chaperone HemW, coding for MQLHHNLTALPPLSLYIHIPWCVKKCPYCDFNSHTARETIPEKLYIEALSRDLESALPLIWGRGIHSIFFGGGTPSLFSAEGIDSMLATVRSLIKLDFFAEVTLEANPGTVEAEKFRGFKAAGINRLSLGIQSFNPQHLSQLGRIHDDKEAHRAVEIASTTFDNFNLDLMYALPNQTLAQAQQDIETALNYNPPHLSCYHLTLEPNTPFHSHPPDLPDDDLSADMQIMIEDKLSLAGYQHYETSAFAQPQHKARHNLNYWQFGDYLGIGAGAHSKLSFHDRILRQMRHKHPREYMEHALAGKPVQTENQVQQTELAFEFMMNALRLTDGFDISLFSERTGLPITAIQPQLNQAEQQGLITRDHIRITPTDKGQRFLNDLLGIFLPTK
- a CDS encoding serine/threonine protein kinase, translated to MSVQSNYALPNGYQLMDYRIVRKIGGGGFSLVYLAYDANDQPVAIKEYLPGSLVKRGDNDLVIPITEGNLNSFRYGMRFFFEEGRSLARILHPNVVRVENFFRANDTVYMVMRYERGKTLQEFIRSHRGDIRESFIRRVFAELLNGLREVHTQKLLHLDIKPSNIYIRMDGSPVLIDFGAARQTLTAEQPKLMTMYTPGFAAPEQYTDPTLLGPWTDIYSIGATMYACLAGGAPFAADARLTNDKLIPASKAWQGKYSAGMLEIIDTCLKLDHLQRPQSVFALQKAIMETTDLVIKPPSLMDNIRNTLYKDIF
- the rph gene encoding ribonuclease PH, encoding MRPSQRSADQLRDIEIIRHYTKHAEGSVLIRCGDTKVICTASIVEKVPGFLKGKNQGWLTAEYGMLPRSTGTRMDREAARGKQSGRTQEIQRLIGRSLRAAVDLDALGERTLHIDCDVIQADGGTRTASITGAFVATHDAINTLLQNGLLSVSPIRNFVAAISVGIYQGTPVLDLDYDEDSACDTDMNVVMTGSGGLIEVQGTAEGATYTRDELNAMLDLADHGIQQLVSLQRSALNT
- a CDS encoding tRNA threonylcarbamoyladenosine dehydratase, which codes for MTTLPQFERTEILIGSAGIELLAGKHVFVAGLGGVGSYCAEALARAGIGKLTLVDHDHVAPSNINRQLPALLSTVGQSKIDLMRERIQNINPDCILTTHQVFLSTENMVDYVPDDVDYVIDCIDSLNCKVALVSTSMQRGLNVASSMGAGNRLDPTKIKLADISKTEMCPLARIMRKRLHKLGIRRGILTVYSDEQPAQPLPPVAVDGPGRARAVNGTISYMPPLFGLMLAGEVIHRLLQPLAASTTLEPMAE
- the rdgB gene encoding RdgB/HAM1 family non-canonical purine NTP pyrophosphatase, translating into MQNTIVIASNNAGKLREIDRLLSPLGFKVAPQSQYNVTEADEPHPSFIENCIAKARHASSMTGLPAIADDSGICVTALGGEPGVHSARYAGEPKSDQRNNAKLISALNGIAQREAYYYCIMVYLRHANDPIPLIAEGRWHGLIVDDARGDDGFGYDPHFLIPELGKTAAELSPAQKDSLSHRGQALAQLVKQLGHQQNHAIAS
- a CDS encoding DsrE family protein, with amino-acid sequence MNFAFKKLILTLTLACTSLAALPALAGDDDSFAPGGTAIDRHTEQFSNLKIVMDLKAESAASAGFGATVASRIMEHPGAQLVVIIEGPGIAIFAKKNYLDHQGIVDNWADLAQKGVRVEYCGNSVRGAGLKPSDMTGLSEKNPAVVNAGAYPTLAHYESLGFNPVVTTLLEK